TTCATGGCCGGTCAGTGTTTGCTGGATACGGGCGGCAGTCTGATCGAAATTTTCGGAAGACAGAAGGCTATCGCCGGGCAGGCCCCACCTGCTTTTCAGGGGTTCCTCGCCATGCTTCACCAGTAACAGTTTCAGGTCCTGACCATCGAAACCGAAAATAATGTTTACCACCGTCACCAGCATAGAAGACCACCCGGTATGATGTTTCATAACAGTTTAACAGTTGACAGCAGCAATTTATGTCACCGGGATGATATTAAAAAAATATTTGGTGGGTTATGCCGTCAGCAGTTGCTGTAGCACGGGATCATTATAATCAGACACGAAAGCCCGTATATTGGAATAGCCGGCAAATTCTTCCCGTGTATGCATGGTCGTTAATGCGATAGCTTCCATCCCTGCGTTCAGTGCAGCTTCCACCCCTTTAGGGGCGTCTTCAAAAACGATGCAATCTGCCGGTGCAGCCTGTAGGGCCGTCGCACATTTCAGGAATACTTCCGGATTGGGTTTGCTGGTCGTCACATCTTCCGCGCTGACGATGGCCTTGAAAAACCCATGCAACTGCAGGTTGTCCAGCACATAGCTGATGTTGAAACGGTTGGCGGCCGAACCGATGGCCATGGGAATACCTTTGGCGGCCGCTTCGCGGAGAAATACGGGTAAGCCGGCTATCAGCTCCAGGTGCGGACGGAAAGCCTCCTGGTACAGCACTTCTTTCTGATGGGCGATGTCCAGCATTTCCTGCATGGTAAAACGCTCCTTTCCGAAAATGCGCATCAGCAGTTCTTCATTTTTACCATACATATGGCCTCTTACTTCTTCCCTGGTCATATTGGCGCCCAGTTTGTTTAACATGCTGTGCCAGCCGTCCAGGTGAAATTCCATGTCGTTGATCATGGTCCCGTTGAGATCGAAAATAAACGCTTTCATGGCCGCAAAGATAATATATCCGCCTACAGTTTCTCTCCAGAATTAAGATGGAGTTTTGAAGACAAAATCTCCTATTATGAAAAAACTATTGTTGCCGGCTTTGCTGTTCACTGTTATGTCAACGTCCGCGCAAACATCCACCTGGCATGTATCTGCCACCTATCCCGTAAAAGGCGACGGGAAATGGGATTATATCGCTGTCAGTCCGGTGACGCAACAGTTGTACGTTGCACACGGTACCGAGGTCAATATCCTGGACAAGGCTACCGGCGCTGAGGCCGGCGTGATCCCGCACACCACCGGCGTACACGGCATCGCCTTTGCCGTTCCGTTTGGAAAAGGATTCACCAGCAACGGCAAACTGAACACCGTTACGGTTTTTGACCTGCACAACAACCAGGTGCAGGGAGAAATACCTGTTGGCGGTAATCCCGACGCCATCCTGTTTGAGCCGTTTTCCGATAAAGTCATTACCTGTAACGGCGCCAGCAAAGACCTGAGCATCATCAATCCGAATACGCAGAAAGTGGTAGCCACCGTGCCTTTACAGGCGAGGCCGGAAACAGCTGTTTCCGACGGGAAAGGCCGGCTGTTTGTGAACCTGGAAGACAAAAGCCGTATTGCCGTAGTGAACATGGCTACTTTCAAAGTAGAAAAAGAGTGGCCGCTGGGCAAAGGGGAAGCACCTACCGGGCTGGCCATTGACACCGTGCATCACCGGCTTTTCGCCGGTTGTGACAACAAGCTGATGATCGTGCTGGACGAGCATGACGGCCGGACCATCGCTACGCTGCCTATCGGTGATGGTTGTGACGGCGTAGCTTTTGACGCTGCCGGTCAACTGGTGTTTGCCTCCAACGGAGAAGGCAACTTGTCCGTATACCACCAGGAGACAGCCGACAAGTATAAGCTGGTGGCCCACGTTCCCACTGCCAAAGGCGCCAAAACGCTGACCGTTGACCCGCTGACACATACCGTATTTTTGCCCGTGGCCGATCGCCAGGCAGCCGGCGCCGACGGTAAAGCCGCCATCGCCCCCGGCACCTTCCGGGTACTGGCCGTAAGTAAATAGTTCCGAACGGAACTATTTACTTATATTTGAAAACGTTACAGACCATTGTTATGAAAGCTGCTGCCGAAAGGTATCGCAACAGTTAAAGCGCTATTTGAAACATGGACCTCAGCAAGAAACATAATATCCATTTTGCCGGTAACCCTCAAGCCGGTAAAACACTTGTCTTCGGACATGGCTTTGGCATCGACCAACAGTCTTTTTCCCAGATCGTTCCCGCTTTTGAACAGGACTACCGTATTGTACTGTACGATAATGCAGGCGGTGGGAAATCAGACCTTTCTTCGTATAGCTATGAGCGTTATGAAACACTGGAAGGTTATGTGACAGATCTGACGGACATCATGGCCTTTGCGCAGGGCAGCCATACCACTTTCATCGGTCACTCCGTGAGTGGCATGGTAGGCACGATGGCCGCCAACCGGCAACCGCACCTTTTCGATAAACTGGTATTGATAGGTTCCAGTCCGCGTTACCTCAACGACCAGGAGACTTCCTATACCGGCGGTTTTGACGAAGCTGCGCTGAAGGCATTGTTTGAGGCGATGCAAACCAACTACGAAGCGTGGGTGATCGGCTTTTCGCCGATGGCCATGCGCAACGAAGAGCGGCCGGAACTGGCCAGGCAGTTTGCCAGCTCCCTGCAGGCGTTGAGGCCGGACATCGCGTTGGCCGTAGCAAGGGCTATCTTCCTGCTGGACCACCGGCCGGAGCTGCCTAAAGTATCAAAACCCACCCTGATCATACAGACTGCCAACGACATCGTGGTACCCGCAGTCGTCAGTGAATACATGGAACGGCATATCCCCGGCAGCAAAAGAATTAAAATAAACGCACAAGGCCATTTTCCGCAGATCAGCGCACCTAACGAAGTGATCGCTGCGTTGCGGTCATTTGTATAGTTTATTCAGTATTTAATCTTTATACCGTGATCAAATGGGAGAGTAAAGCACTCGATTTTATCAACCAGACGAGCCGCTGGGACAAGGAAAAACATATATCCTCCTTTCTGGCGTTCAGTATTTCCCTGGTCAAAAACCTGCTGCAGGCAGATGTGGCGCTGCAACTGGAGTTTGAGCATGAACATTCCGCCAAGGTAAAAAATGCCTCCCCGCATTTCCACAACGGAGCGGTGGTAAACCCTGACCCGGTACGGCAGCTGCTCTACCGCAATGCCTTCAAAACCATTTACTGGCCGGAGATCCCGTCAGACAATCCCCTGAAGGAACAGTTACAGGACCTGCTTTGCGCCGTGATTATCCCGATCAATATAGAACCGCACAACAGCCTGCTGCTGTTGGGATGGTCTGACCCGCAGACATTTGACCAGGGATTCCAGGACTGTATAGAAACCATCCGGCTGCGGCTAAGGGAGATACTCAGTCAAACACAGGAGCGGCTGTACTTTCAGGGCATTGCCGTCAGGTTTGCCGCTATCCTGCACAGCCTTCCCCACGCGGTAGTGTTTATCAACAATGACGGATACGCAGGCTGGGTAAACCAGAAGGCCGCAGACATCCTCGGGCTTGCGGGGCCCGGCGAACAGTTGCCCGCCATTCTCTCGGATGCCATGACATTGCTGCGTAACAAAGCGATGAATACAGAAGACATTTACAACACCGCCATACAGCTGTTTGCTTCACCGGGAAATACTATTGCCGACTGGGAATGGAAGCTGGAAGGCGATCCGCCCAGGACCTACCGGGTATCGTGCCTGCCGATAGCCTCTCAGCGTATCAGCGGCCGCCTTTGGATTTTTGAAGAGTGACCGGTCATATTTTTCGCCACAGGAAATAAAAAATGCTGCCTTGTCCGGGTTCCGACTTGGCCCATACCTTGCCACCCTGCTCTTCCACCAACATTTTAAAAATATTAAGGCCGATACCAGAGCCTTCTTCCTTACCATTGTAATCCAACCGCTCAAACAGGCGGAACACGCGCTCTGTGTCGCGCTGCTGCATGCCCGGACCGTTGTCCTTTACATAAAACTCGTAAAAATCGCCTTTGTCTGTGGCCCCTACGGCAATCAGCCCGTTGGCCTTATCGTTGTATTTGATGGCGTTGGAGATCAGATTCTGGAATATCCGTTGCAGTTTCAACCTGGGAGCTGTGATCACAGGCAATGTTCCGTCTGCCACAATGCAGATATTGGGCGGCGGGAACAGTAACTTTGAAATATCGGTGATCAGCAGGTTTATGTCTACCGTTTCTGTTGTTTCAGCGGTATCATTTTGCCGGGCATAGTCCAGTATAGCGGAGATCATTTCCGTGAGATGATTAGTGGCACTAAGCACCGTGCCCATCTGTTCCTTCATTTCCGGCGACTGCTGTACACAATCTTCTTCGCTGATCATGGACAGCAGGCTGATAGCGCCTGCCAGCGGCGATTTCAGATCATGTGCCACCATGTAGGTAAATCGTTCCAGTTGTTTGTTGATCTTGTCTTTCTCTGCCAATGCGTTTTTCAGTTCCTGCCGGGAGAAATATAGTTTTTCAAACACGTTGACCTTTGCGCGGGTGACGTTTACGTCGAGTGGTTTGGACAGGTAGTCTACCGCGCCGGCGGTAAACCCGCGAATAACGTTTTGTTCTTCCTTATTGATAGCCGTGACGAATATGATGGAGATATCTCGGGTTTTGGGGTTGAGCTGTAGCAGGCGGGCCACTTCAAAGCCGTCCATTTCCGGCATTTGCACGTCCAGTAGTATGAGGCCGATATCGTTGTTGCGGAGCACTGTTTTCAGCGCTTCGTTACCCGACGTGGCGAGGTGAAAGCAACGGTTGTCCCCTTCCAGCATTCGTTGCAGGGAGATGAGGTTTTCCATTTTATCATCTACCAATAAAAGGGAAAAACTATTCGGGGAATCACTGGTCATGTTCTGCGCTCATTTTCAGTTCCGTTAAAAAATGTACCATATCCGTAAGACTCATTGCCTGTGCTTCCGGGCAAAGTTCGAGGGCTGCCAGCGGCATGGTGTCAAACAAGGCAGAGGCGGGGTCCTGTACAAAGCCCGTGCCTCCTGCCGCTATGATCCGTTGCATACCGGCTGCGCCGTCTTTACTGGCGCCGCTCAACAGGATGGCCAATGCCCGTGGTCCGTAAACTTCCGCCACGCTGGCGAAGCTTACATCGATGGAAGGCCGGCTGTAATGCAGCGGCTCAGCATAATCCAATGCAAAAGTACCTTCGTCTTCTATCAACAGGTGGTAATTCTGTGGTGCGAGGTATATCCGGTGGGACAATACCGGTTGTTTATCTTCCGGCTCAATGATGGGCGCCTTAAGCGACAGCAGCCGGTCCAGATCACTGGGCACATTTTTCAGCCGGTGTACAATGATCATCATCGTGCAATCGATGGATGCCGGTAATTGCTCCAACAGTTCAGCCAGCACCGGCAGGCTGCCGGCAGAGCCGCCAATGGCTATCATGTCGTATGGAGATGTTACCTGCAAGATTTAGCTTTTACGTCTGAAAATTTTATGGACAGCGCTTAACGTTTCAAACCGGCTGCTTTCTCCGGAAAACATCATCGATTCTTTTAGTCCCAGCGTCAGATACCCCAGGGGCGCCAGGCTGTCATAAAATAACCGCAGCACACGGTCCTGTAACTGTTTATTAAAATAGATGAACACATTCCGGCAACAGATCAACTGAAACTCATTAAACACCTGATCTGTGACAAGGTTGTGTTGAAAGAAAACAATATTGCGGCGCAGGGCCGGATCGATCAAAGCATATTCCTCGTTTGCCGTATAATAGCCGGAAAAATCTTCCAGTCCGCCTGACTGCAGATAGTTCTGGGTATAATCTTTCATGTATTTCAGGGGGATGAGGGCCATTTCCGCCTTGTGGAGACTGACGGCATTAAGATCTGTGGCGTAAATGCGGCAGCGGTCCAGCAGACCGGCTTCCTGTAAAAGGATGATCATGGAAAACACTTCTTCACCCGTAGCGCAGCCGGCATGCCATATTTTAATGGTAGGATAAGTGGCCAGTCGCGGCAGCACCATTTCCCGGAGTGTTTTATAGAACAGCGGGTCCCGGAACATTTCCGTTACATTAACGGTGATGAACTGCGTCATGCGCTCAAAGAAAGCTGCATCCTGCTGCAACTTGTCTGACAGCTCTGTCACCTCTTCAATATAGGCATGTCCCATAAAGCGCTGGAAGCGGCGCTTCAGGGAAGCGCGCGCGTAATCGCTGAAGTCGTAGCCATATTGGCAGTGAATGACGTCCACCAGCGTTTCCAGTTCCTCATTACTGATTTCTTTTATCATAGGTATCGGTGTTGTTTATCAGTTCAGGATAACCATACATGCAGCAATGACAATAGTTTGATACCGTCAACCGGTTTAGCAATGTAGTCTGACGCCCCCGCGTCGAGGCAATGCTGCCGGTCGCCCGGCATGGCTTTGGCCGTGATCGCGATGACCGGCAATTGTACCAGTCTCCGGTCGTTCCTGATATGCCGGATAGCCTCGAAGCCGTCCATTTCCGGCATCATCATATCCATCAGGACCAGGTCCACGCTATGATGACGGTCTAATACAGAGAGCGCCTCTCTTCCGTCTGCGGCCGTCAGTACGCAAACGCCCTGTTCTTCCAGCAGTGCGCTCATGGAAAATACATTGCGCATATCGTCATCTACCAGCAGCACCCGTTTTCCGGCGAGTATATTCTTAGCGGCGGGACCATGGGGACGGGACACTTCCTCCATCTGCGTGCTGTTATTGAGTAATCGTTCCAGCTCATCGGTCAGGCGATCTGTCGGAAATGGGGTTTTACGTATAATAGCAGCCACCTGTTTTCTGATCTGTTGTTCTTCGGAAGCTGAGATATCCTGGTCGATATATACAATAACAGGCGTAGAGGGCGTAGTGTTCATTTGTTGTAAGGTAATGAGGGCCGCCTTACCTGCTTCAGGGTCGCAGCCCATGTCCAAAATGATGCAGCCGTATTTTCCGGCGGCCATCAAATTCGCTGCCACGGCCATATTGGCCGCTACGTCATAATAAACGTTCGGTTTCCTTCCGATAAATATTTCTGTTCCGATGACCAATATTTTTTGCCCGCCGGGGAACAGGTGACGGCCGTCATCATTTTGTTCAGCCGGAAGTTGTACTGTTGCATCGTATAAACTCCGTATCATATCATTCCGGAGCGGCTGCTCCGCGTTCAGCGGCAGTATTACAGTAAACGTGCTGCCTTGCGGACTGCTGGCTTCGAGATGAATGGCCCCTTTCAGTAACAACATCAGTTCCCTGCTAATGGACAGCCCCAGGCCCGTACCACCGTATTTCCGGGTAGTGGCCCCATCGCCCTGATGAAAAGCATCAAAGATCAGCTGTTGTTTCTCAGGCGGGATGCCCGGTCCGGTGTCTGTAACGCTGATACAGAGCGCATTTTCAGGCAGCAGGTACCAGGAGAGGCTGATATGTCCACCGACTGGCGTAAACTTAAAAGCATTAGACAACAGATTACGTAACACCTGTTCCAACCGTAGCCTGTCGGTAGTAATGACCGCCGGTACGTTGACAGTAACTTCGGTGGTGTATTGTATTTGTTTTTCCTGGGCCACCACTCCAAACAAATTGTTCAGGTCCTCGATAATAGCTGCAATACGCACCGGCTCGGGCGTGAGCTCCACTTTACCGGCTTCTATTTTGGAGAGATCAAGAATATCATTGATCAGCCGCAGCAGGTCTGAACCTGACTTATGCATGATCGCTGCATATTCCACCTGTCGGGGAAACAGGTTACCTTCCTTGTTTTCCTCCAGCATTTTAGCCAGTATCAGCACGCTGTTGAGCGGTGTACGCAGTTCATGCGACATATTGGCCAGGAATTCGGATTTATAACGACTGTTGGCTTCCAGTTCCGCAGCTTTGAGAGAAAGGGCCTGACGGGCAGTTTCGAGTTCGGTATTTTTCATGACCATTTCAGCATTGACCTGCCTCAGTTCCTCTTCCTGCACACGCAGCTCTTCTTCAGACGCCTGCAGGAATTCGGACTGCCGGCTCAGCCCTTCGTTGGACTGGCGCAGTTCTTTCTGCTGACAGTACAGCGCTTGTTTCTGTTCCTGTACCTCCCGCAGGAGGACCAGCACTTTTTCCCGCTCGCGTGCAGCATGCAGCGCCACGGCCACATCA
The Chitinophaga varians genome window above contains:
- a CDS encoding HAD family hydrolase — protein: MKAFIFDLNGTMINDMEFHLDGWHSMLNKLGANMTREEVRGHMYGKNEELLMRIFGKERFTMQEMLDIAHQKEVLYQEAFRPHLELIAGLPVFLREAAAKGIPMAIGSAANRFNISYVLDNLQLHGFFKAIVSAEDVTTSKPNPEVFLKCATALQAAPADCIVFEDAPKGVEAALNAGMEAIALTTMHTREEFAGYSNIRAFVSDYNDPVLQQLLTA
- a CDS encoding YncE family protein, encoding MKKLLLPALLFTVMSTSAQTSTWHVSATYPVKGDGKWDYIAVSPVTQQLYVAHGTEVNILDKATGAEAGVIPHTTGVHGIAFAVPFGKGFTSNGKLNTVTVFDLHNNQVQGEIPVGGNPDAILFEPFSDKVITCNGASKDLSIINPNTQKVVATVPLQARPETAVSDGKGRLFVNLEDKSRIAVVNMATFKVEKEWPLGKGEAPTGLAIDTVHHRLFAGCDNKLMIVLDEHDGRTIATLPIGDGCDGVAFDAAGQLVFASNGEGNLSVYHQETADKYKLVAHVPTAKGAKTLTVDPLTHTVFLPVADRQAAGADGKAAIAPGTFRVLAVSK
- a CDS encoding alpha/beta fold hydrolase, with the protein product MDLSKKHNIHFAGNPQAGKTLVFGHGFGIDQQSFSQIVPAFEQDYRIVLYDNAGGGKSDLSSYSYERYETLEGYVTDLTDIMAFAQGSHTTFIGHSVSGMVGTMAANRQPHLFDKLVLIGSSPRYLNDQETSYTGGFDEAALKALFEAMQTNYEAWVIGFSPMAMRNEERPELARQFASSLQALRPDIALAVARAIFLLDHRPELPKVSKPTLIIQTANDIVVPAVVSEYMERHIPGSKRIKINAQGHFPQISAPNEVIAALRSFV
- a CDS encoding sensor histidine kinase, with protein sequence MTSDSPNSFSLLLVDDKMENLISLQRMLEGDNRCFHLATSGNEALKTVLRNNDIGLILLDVQMPEMDGFEVARLLQLNPKTRDISIIFVTAINKEEQNVIRGFTAGAVDYLSKPLDVNVTRAKVNVFEKLYFSRQELKNALAEKDKINKQLERFTYMVAHDLKSPLAGAISLLSMISEEDCVQQSPEMKEQMGTVLSATNHLTEMISAILDYARQNDTAETTETVDINLLITDISKLLFPPPNICIVADGTLPVITAPRLKLQRIFQNLISNAIKYNDKANGLIAVGATDKGDFYEFYVKDNGPGMQQRDTERVFRLFERLDYNGKEEGSGIGLNIFKMLVEEQGGKVWAKSEPGQGSIFYFLWRKI
- a CDS encoding chemotaxis protein CheB, whose product is MQVTSPYDMIAIGGSAGSLPVLAELLEQLPASIDCTMMIIVHRLKNVPSDLDRLLSLKAPIIEPEDKQPVLSHRIYLAPQNYHLLIEDEGTFALDYAEPLHYSRPSIDVSFASVAEVYGPRALAILLSGASKDGAAGMQRIIAAGGTGFVQDPASALFDTMPLAALELCPEAQAMSLTDMVHFLTELKMSAEHDQ
- a CDS encoding CheR family methyltransferase; translation: MIKEISNEELETLVDVIHCQYGYDFSDYARASLKRRFQRFMGHAYIEEVTELSDKLQQDAAFFERMTQFITVNVTEMFRDPLFYKTLREMVLPRLATYPTIKIWHAGCATGEEVFSMIILLQEAGLLDRCRIYATDLNAVSLHKAEMALIPLKYMKDYTQNYLQSGGLEDFSGYYTANEEYALIDPALRRNIVFFQHNLVTDQVFNEFQLICCRNVFIYFNKQLQDRVLRLFYDSLAPLGYLTLGLKESMMFSGESSRFETLSAVHKIFRRKS
- a CDS encoding response regulator; this encodes MMKLSPAKRLYLGLAAVTLLMLLGGILSWWPFPQRSRMTGLMLPLNTAIIICIGCVLMYFFYKEFYYGQLVRKKINSKLEEVVTLNRESNDRNWLLSRLNDMKENLLGIHKPESLAYKCLLSFTESAGFTAGALYQYEKDEVLLRLCSSIHLPANIPVQLAPGEGLTGDAATGRDIRIISQLPVNYRSKVAAGARISPNMLVFVPLLMGDELIGVLELVTAKQVTPLQLQLLELVSGDVAVALHAAREREKVLVLLREVQEQKQALYCQQKELRQSNEGLSRQSEFLQASEEELRVQEEELRQVNAEMVMKNTELETARQALSLKAAELEANSRYKSEFLANMSHELRTPLNSVLILAKMLEENKEGNLFPRQVEYAAIMHKSGSDLLRLINDILDLSKIEAGKVELTPEPVRIAAIIEDLNNLFGVVAQEKQIQYTTEVTVNVPAVITTDRLRLEQVLRNLLSNAFKFTPVGGHISLSWYLLPENALCISVTDTGPGIPPEKQQLIFDAFHQGDGATTRKYGGTGLGLSISRELMLLLKGAIHLEASSPQGSTFTVILPLNAEQPLRNDMIRSLYDATVQLPAEQNDDGRHLFPGGQKILVIGTEIFIGRKPNVYYDVAANMAVAANLMAAGKYGCIILDMGCDPEAGKAALITLQQMNTTPSTPVIVYIDQDISASEEQQIRKQVAAIIRKTPFPTDRLTDELERLLNNSTQMEEVSRPHGPAAKNILAGKRVLLVDDDMRNVFSMSALLEEQGVCVLTAADGREALSVLDRHHSVDLVLMDMMMPEMDGFEAIRHIRNDRRLVQLPVIAITAKAMPGDRQHCLDAGASDYIAKPVDGIKLLSLLHVWLS